A single region of the Candidatus Paceibacterota bacterium genome encodes:
- a CDS encoding NADH-quinone oxidoreductase subunit M yields MHADSSETGHLLSVLIFSPLLLAAIATFLRNERALRWWTLFATSGIALLSLQLWWDFDPTTAAFQFTEFADWIPALKIKYSVGIDGISLLLVLLTTLIMPLCVLCSWRYIQARLKEFMICLLVMESAMIGVFCALDFVLFFVFWEAMLIPMALLIGVWGGPRRIYAALKFFIYTMAGSVLLLVSIIALRLKVGSFSIPDMMGQDYPLSFQIWVFLAFFISFAIKVPMFPFHTWLPAAHVEAPTAGSVLLASILLKMGTYGFLRFSLPITPYATHLFTPYILWLSVAAILYGGLTSLAQTDLKKLVAYSSVAHMGFATLGIFALNELGIQGAVFVMINHGITTGALFIVVGLIYERLHTRDLAQTAGMGRTMPVFAMFAGVFALSSLAFPGTNSFIGELLVLAGGFKLAAENPAFIAAMILVVPGVVLAAAYMLRMLQRVAYGGTRNPDHSGLLDLNLREILTLAPLLLLVFWIGLHPAPFTRVMEKTVQNLLAQTQRPSGVITATHSSPPATANHP; encoded by the coding sequence ATGCATGCTGACTCCAGCGAAACCGGTCACTTGCTGAGCGTCCTGATCTTCAGCCCGCTGCTGCTGGCCGCGATCGCGACCTTCCTGCGCAATGAACGGGCTTTGCGCTGGTGGACCTTGTTCGCCACCTCCGGCATCGCCCTGCTTTCCCTCCAGCTTTGGTGGGACTTCGACCCCACGACCGCCGCCTTCCAGTTCACCGAGTTCGCGGATTGGATTCCGGCCCTCAAGATCAAATACTCCGTCGGCATAGACGGCATCAGCCTCCTGTTGGTTCTGCTCACGACGCTCATCATGCCGCTCTGCGTCCTGTGCTCCTGGCGCTACATCCAGGCCCGGCTCAAGGAGTTCATGATCTGCCTGCTGGTGATGGAGAGCGCGATGATCGGCGTGTTCTGCGCACTGGACTTCGTCCTCTTCTTCGTTTTCTGGGAAGCCATGCTGATCCCGATGGCCCTGCTCATCGGCGTCTGGGGCGGCCCGCGCAGGATCTACGCCGCCCTCAAGTTCTTCATCTACACCATGGCCGGCTCGGTCCTGCTGCTCGTCTCCATCATCGCTCTCCGCCTCAAGGTCGGCAGCTTCAGCATCCCCGACATGATGGGCCAGGATTATCCCCTCAGCTTCCAGATCTGGGTCTTCCTCGCCTTCTTCATCTCGTTCGCCATCAAGGTGCCGATGTTCCCCTTCCACACCTGGCTGCCGGCCGCCCACGTCGAAGCCCCGACCGCCGGCAGCGTGCTCCTGGCGAGCATCCTCCTTAAAATGGGCACCTACGGCTTCCTCCGCTTCTCCCTGCCCATCACGCCCTATGCAACCCACCTTTTCACGCCCTACATCCTCTGGCTGTCGGTGGCCGCCATTCTCTACGGCGGCCTGACTTCGCTGGCGCAGACCGATCTCAAGAAGCTGGTCGCCTACTCCAGCGTCGCTCACATGGGCTTTGCCACGCTTGGAATCTTCGCCCTTAACGAGCTCGGCATCCAGGGCGCTGTGTTCGTCATGATCAACCACGGCATCACCACTGGCGCGCTCTTCATCGTCGTGGGCCTCATCTACGAGCGGCTGCACACGCGCGACCTCGCCCAAACCGCCGGCATGGGCAGGACCATGCCCGTCTTCGCCATGTTTGCCGGCGTGTTCGCCCTGTCCTCCCTCGCTTTTCCCGGCACCAACAGCTTCATCGGCGAACTCCTGGTCCTGGCTGGCGGCTTCAAGCTCGCCGCCGAAAACCCGGCCTTCATTGCCGCCATGATCCTCGTCGTTCCCGGCGTGGTGCTCGCCGCCGCCTACATGCTCCGCATGCTGCAACGAGTCGCCTACGGCGGCACCCGCAACCCCGACCACTCCGGCCTGCTGGACCTGAACCTGCGCGAGATACTTACCCTCGCCCCGCTGTTGCTTCTCGTCTTCTGGATCGGTCTCCACCCCGCCCCCTTCACCCGCGTCATGGAGAAGACGGTGCAGAACCTCCTGGCGCAAACTCAACGCCCATCCGGCGTCATTACCGCAACGCACTCCTCGCCCCCCGCCACCGCCAACCACCCATGA
- a CDS encoding Na(+)/H(+) antiporter subunit D, with translation MNSFWLHPSLILILGSLLLLGVPARLKKAYLLLVPILVFARILALPHVPQGEQLLLGKVQFLDWTLVFGRVDALSHVFGYIMSLMCILSTLYGVHVKDDWQHIASWFYVAGSIGCIYAGDFVTLFLFWEVMAFSSVFLIWFRRRRESLGAGYRYLLVHVAGGVALLAGIVLHCNAPGNNWSFTLLDVQHPTAAMYLIMAGFILNAAVPPLHAWLPDAYGEATFNGSVFLCAFTTKTAVYALCRGFAGMDILVPLGVIMALYGVVYAVLENDCRRLLAYHIISQVGYMVVGVGLGTQMAINGACAHAFAHILYKGLLFMGCGAVLHMTGQSKFTELGGLWKKMPWTFVFTLIGGLSISAFPLFSGFVSKSMIVSAGFEEHKYWVGFLLLLASSGTFLHTGLKVPYFIWFGKNRPRQETWDRAAEPPWNMNAAMIIASALCIFIGCYTPYLYKMLPYPDLAAEYHPYTAYHISETLQILLFTGLGFFLLLKKLVPTPTISLDMDWFYRQGGRVFLWLARKPAQAADTFIGELYRLAGLVPLMISARASALFDNEVIDGAVDGLASTIQGIGRRLRLAQRGQMQQNLAFAFAVAAALLIAYWLLAIGD, from the coding sequence ATGAATAGTTTCTGGCTCCATCCTTCGCTGATCCTGATCCTGGGCAGCCTGCTGCTGCTGGGGGTGCCTGCGCGGCTGAAGAAGGCTTACCTGTTGCTGGTGCCGATCCTGGTCTTTGCCCGGATCCTGGCGCTGCCCCACGTGCCGCAGGGGGAGCAGCTCCTGCTTGGCAAGGTGCAGTTCCTGGACTGGACGCTGGTGTTTGGCCGCGTGGACGCCCTCAGCCACGTCTTCGGCTACATCATGAGCCTGATGTGCATCCTGAGCACCTTATACGGCGTGCATGTCAAGGACGACTGGCAGCACATCGCTTCGTGGTTCTATGTTGCCGGTTCCATCGGCTGCATCTACGCGGGGGACTTCGTCACCTTGTTCCTGTTCTGGGAGGTGATGGCTTTCTCCTCGGTGTTCCTCATCTGGTTCCGACGCCGGCGCGAATCGCTGGGCGCGGGATATCGTTACTTGCTCGTGCACGTCGCGGGTGGGGTGGCTTTGCTCGCTGGCATTGTGCTTCATTGCAACGCCCCGGGAAACAACTGGTCCTTCACCCTTCTGGATGTCCAGCACCCGACCGCCGCCATGTATCTCATTATGGCGGGGTTCATTCTCAACGCCGCCGTCCCGCCGCTGCACGCCTGGCTGCCGGACGCTTACGGCGAAGCCACCTTCAACGGCTCCGTCTTCCTCTGCGCCTTTACCACCAAGACCGCTGTCTATGCCCTCTGCCGTGGTTTCGCCGGCATGGATATCCTCGTGCCGCTAGGCGTCATCATGGCCCTTTACGGTGTTGTCTACGCCGTGCTGGAGAACGACTGCCGCCGCCTGCTCGCCTACCACATCATCAGCCAGGTCGGCTACATGGTGGTGGGCGTGGGCCTGGGCACGCAGATGGCCATCAACGGCGCCTGTGCGCACGCCTTCGCCCATATCCTCTACAAGGGACTGCTCTTCATGGGCTGCGGCGCGGTGCTGCATATGACCGGCCAGAGCAAGTTCACCGAGCTGGGCGGGTTGTGGAAGAAGATGCCCTGGACTTTTGTGTTCACCCTCATCGGTGGCCTTTCGATCTCCGCCTTCCCGCTCTTCAGCGGTTTCGTCAGCAAGTCCATGATCGTCAGCGCGGGGTTCGAGGAGCACAAGTACTGGGTCGGCTTCCTCCTGCTGCTCGCCTCCTCGGGCACGTTCCTGCACACCGGGCTGAAGGTCCCTTACTTCATCTGGTTCGGCAAGAACCGGCCCCGGCAGGAAACCTGGGACCGCGCCGCCGAGCCGCCGTGGAACATGAACGCCGCCATGATCATCGCCTCGGCGCTCTGCATCTTCATCGGGTGCTATACCCCGTACCTCTACAAGATGCTGCCGTATCCGGACCTGGCTGCCGAGTATCATCCTTACACCGCCTACCATATCTCCGAGACCCTCCAGATTTTGCTCTTCACCGGGCTGGGCTTCTTCCTGTTGCTCAAGAAGCTGGTGCCCACCCCCACGATCAGCCTGGACATGGACTGGTTCTACCGCCAAGGCGGGCGTGTCTTTCTGTGGCTGGCCCGCAAGCCCGCCCAGGCCGCCGACACATTCATCGGTGAACTCTATCGCCTGGCTGGACTGGTGCCGCTCATGATCAGCGCCCGCGCTTCCGCTCTGTTCGACAACGAGGTTATTGACGGCGCCGTGGACGGTCTCGCCAGCACCATCCAAGGCATCGGCCGACGCCTGCGCCTCGCCCAGCGTGGCCAGATGCAGCAGAACCTGGCCTTCGCCTTCGCCGTCGCTGCCGCCCTGCTCATTGCCTATTGGTTATTGGCTATCGGCGATTGA
- a CDS encoding monovalent cation/H+ antiporter subunit D family protein, whose protein sequence is MESTHDIRLLLAVLAPLLGAGLVMAAGKRPNVRETCSFLAAATLFIITASLVSDVHAGKKLYFCVFDLLPGLSVALRADALSMVFALSASFLWVVTVFYSAGYMRGLHEHAQTRFNTCFALALFGAIGCAFADNLLTLYLFYEIVSICTYPLVAHHQDAESYESGRKYLTYLTGAAKGLLLPALVVIYVLNGNLDFANNISTGILPPDVNRWVTTALYACCILGFAKNAVMPLHHWLPSAMVAPTPVSALLHAVAVVKVGVFSTVRVMLHVFGVDTMQALNLGLPTAYFVSITIVVASIIALSKDNLKMRLAYSTVSQLSYIILGVALLQPAGIEGGLVHIANHAFSKITLFFCAGAIYVATHKKNISEMSGLGRMMPFTFGAFALASLSMIGAPPVAGFVTKWYLLKGAFDARSVGIIIVLLASTLLNAAYFAPVVYSAFFGEPSRADLEHQHREAHPAMVIPLTVTAAISVMIGLYPGFFMRFVHAVL, encoded by the coding sequence ATGGAATCCACTCACGACATCAGGCTGCTCCTCGCGGTTTTGGCCCCGCTCCTCGGCGCCGGCCTCGTGATGGCCGCCGGCAAGCGGCCCAACGTGCGCGAAACCTGCTCCTTCCTCGCCGCGGCCACGCTCTTCATCATCACCGCTTCACTGGTGTCGGACGTCCACGCCGGGAAGAAGCTCTATTTCTGCGTCTTCGATCTATTGCCGGGCCTGAGCGTCGCGCTGCGGGCGGACGCCTTGTCCATGGTCTTCGCTCTGTCGGCGTCGTTCCTGTGGGTCGTCACCGTCTTCTACTCGGCGGGCTACATGCGCGGACTCCACGAGCATGCGCAGACCCGCTTCAACACCTGCTTTGCGCTGGCCTTGTTCGGCGCGATCGGCTGCGCCTTCGCTGACAATCTCCTCACCTTGTATCTCTTCTACGAGATCGTCAGCATCTGCACCTATCCGCTTGTGGCGCACCATCAGGATGCAGAAAGCTACGAGAGCGGCAGGAAGTACCTCACCTACCTTACCGGCGCCGCCAAGGGGCTGTTGCTGCCGGCGTTGGTCGTGATCTATGTCCTGAATGGGAACCTGGACTTCGCCAACAACATCAGCACCGGCATCCTGCCCCCGGACGTCAACCGCTGGGTGACAACGGCTCTCTATGCCTGCTGCATTCTCGGCTTCGCCAAGAACGCTGTGATGCCGCTCCACCACTGGCTCCCCAGCGCCATGGTCGCCCCCACCCCGGTCAGCGCGCTGCTCCACGCCGTCGCGGTGGTCAAGGTCGGCGTATTCTCCACCGTGCGCGTCATGTTGCACGTCTTCGGCGTGGACACGATGCAGGCGCTTAACCTCGGCCTCCCCACTGCCTATTTCGTCTCCATTACCATCGTCGTTGCTTCTATCATCGCGTTGAGCAAGGACAATCTGAAAATGCGGCTGGCCTACTCCACCGTCAGCCAGCTCTCCTATATCATTCTCGGCGTGGCGTTGTTGCAGCCGGCCGGCATCGAGGGCGGCCTCGTTCACATCGCGAATCACGCCTTCTCGAAGATTACGCTGTTCTTCTGCGCCGGTGCCATCTATGTCGCCACGCACAAGAAGAACATCTCAGAGATGAGCGGCCTGGGGCGCATGATGCCGTTCACCTTCGGCGCGTTCGCCCTCGCCTCGCTTAGCATGATTGGCGCCCCGCCGGTTGCCGGCTTCGTTACCAAATGGTACCTGCTCAAAGGCGCGTTCGATGCGCGCTCGGTCGGCATCATCATCGTGCTGCTCGCCAGCACACTGCTCAACGCGGCCTACTTCGCCCCGGTCGTCTACAGCGCCTTCTTCGGGGAGCCCTCGCGGGCAGACCTGGAACACCAGCACCGGGAGGCCCATCCCGCGATGGTGATTCCCCTCACCGTCACCGCCGCCATTTCAGTAATGATCGGCCTCTACCCCGGCTTCTTCATGAGATTCGTCCACGCCGTCCTGTAA